The stretch of DNA TccacaaaattaaaattttaaaaaatacattTATCCTTCTTTTATCCAGAGCCATGCTGCACCTTTCACAAGTAAAATCATCGAATGATGCCCAAAATAGTTATTGCTCAAAAAGAACCTAACAAACTTTGCAAATAACAAAGAGAAAATGGACCCACTGCCTTCACTTTCCAACTAATACTACCAAAGGAAGCAAAATCTCACATTCGAGCTGAAGGTCTGTCGCCTTCTGGGTTTAGTTTTTGCCATCTGTAGGGTTTCTGTGCAGTGTCCAAAGCCCATGCATCAGAGAGAACTCTCTTGCCTGAACAAAAGAACCAAATTTCAATTAAACAAAATATTAATGAATAACCAGTAATGACTCAATCTTCTTCCTGTTGCAAAGCACCCAAAGAAAGACTTAAGTAGAAAACATAGTAGATGCTTATTAAAGAAAGCATTAATAAATGCAAATGAAAGATGCAAAAGAATTCCAAAATCTGACCCAATATGCAGGTGTGGCCTTGAGAAtctcaaggttcgccgtaccgtaccgtaccggcgtttcgacccgggctcggtaccggtacggtacggtataccgctcggtacacccaggtgtaccgagcggtacactcacgtgtaccgagcactgtacactgctacagtgctactgtacactgctacagtgtcgagTACGGTACGgagtggtccgcgtaccgctggcctatcggaccggtatataccgcccgtaccgggcggtacagtccggtacgacaaaccttgctTGAGATGACCAAAGAAAGATCAGTAGATGCAAACCTCAATAGTAGAATTTAGACAAAGTTTGCACCATCACTTAAGGACATTTAggtatatattatcattgatgcTTTCCTCAACCATTCTAAATCACTCACTTTTAGCAATTACATCTAGGATGCTAGATGAGACATTTATAGCTTCTATCAAGCACTAATATGATCAACGTATATCAAGTGGAACAAGACAAATCCCTCTTCACTGTTATGCAATGCAAGAATGTCAATAGGTCAATATATGTGAATTTATGGCCAAATTTGAGGTATgtgattgaaaataatttttttttctatttattgtGCTAAAGTTAGCAAGAATTGAAGAACAGAATTCCGAGAAAGAAGTTAAAcacgaaaaataaagaaaaaagggACATCCATTTCGAAATTGTTAAGATGTATCAATTAAGTTTTCAACTACAGAGGTCAACCATGATTTTTCTCATGCTGCACATAGGGCTGTAACCATGAGACAAGGAAGACAAACCAAAAGTCTATTAAGAAgctaatttacaaaagaaaacaTATGATTACATAATTAGGCATGTTAGGCCCTTGTTTGTTTGGCAAGTGTTTCATTTATATCCTTTCAAACTCTCTTGCCAGAACCACCAATAAAACTGAACACTTAGAAATCGACAGACAACTTTATGTTTTTCACTAATTCTCAATAATTCATTTGCACTCTTGTACCACATAATCGTTAAGCTGATTGAGCATAATATTACGGTTCAAAGAAACAAACTCACCATCATTGCCACTGATTGTAACAAGATAACGCTGAGCTACCAAGTCCATGGTATGGCCATAGCGAGGACCTGGCCCGGGTCCTTGAACAACCACCCTGCAACAGACCACAACAGCGCATTATACAGACACTACTTGTTTGACACCCTCATACGTAAACCAGAAAAGGCTCGTAAAAGACTGACAAAGGACACTTTGATCTTCACCTGTGCCACTTGAACTTATCATTTGTCAGGTCAAGAACATAGAGATCATCCGTCGAGTGCCCGGCAGGTCCAATGCCACCCTAGTAGAACCAATCACCAGCTATTTGTTTCAGATAAAGAAAATTGAAGAACACTCAAAGCCCAATAATTCACGATTGGTACGTTCCTGTCCAAATCTTGTTACCTGGAAAACAACCATTGTCCCAACCACTGCAGCGGCATGTGCAGCCCTCGGAGAAGGCGGCTCTCCCACGGGATGAATCCTGCCAGTCGAAAAAGAGGATTGCTGCATTCGCATCAACAAAATCAACTTGTAACCGGAGATCATCGACGACGATGAAGAGAAGTCCGCACCTGGTCCATTTTCTGGTATTAACGTCATACGAGTGAACGGAATTcgtgactcccgcgagcccttcaCACCAACAAAAGGGGCACCACCATCAGTCGAAAACACCATCGAACTGCAGGCAAAGCGAGAGGAGGGAAGAGAGGGGCGGTGAGTTACTGATGCCAGGGACGGCGGAGGACGCGCCGCCCTCGATGGCGGTGGCGCCGCCGAAGAGGATGAGGCGGGGCCCGCGGGACTTGGTGGCGTCCACGGCGGTGAGGGAGTGACCGCATCGGGGTCCCGGGGCGTCGTCGTCCGTCTCCCAGCTCGAGTCCAGCCGCCGGTAGTTCGGCGCCGGGATCAGCCACGGCTTCGAGCCCATGATCCGCCGCCACTccgccctcctccgcctcctcctccgacCGCCGGGAGAAATCGCAAGACGTCGATACCGATGAGGAACGCGGACAGGCGAAGTGGAGACGACAGCTGGAAAGAGAAAATAAGGTCTTCGAGGGAGAAACCCTAGTGTGGGTCCCGCTCTAAGTTAAGCTCCCCGAGGGGACCGGCGTGGGTAGGTCATCGCGTTTCAAGAACCCAAGTCGTAACGTCACTGGTGGAAAAAACAACGCCCCACACCGTGGCGACGTCCGGTGTCCGTACACGACGATCCACCACCACAGTTCACGCATCCAATGGCCCACACTCACGCACGCCGTAGGCATCTGCGCGGCTGCATCATGTCGCTTGCAGTCGGAGAGAAATCTCGGATGGTACCAAATGACCGGCGAAAGCCCTTGCAAAAGTCAAGTCAAACTGTCAACAACAATTCGAGACGCGGACCAAGGCGACGTGTTAGCCGCCTCCGGGAAACCTGTTACCATGATACGCATGAGATCCACGAGTCGGCAAGTCTAGTGGTTGATCAGTATGAGATGGCAGCTTCCCTGTACCAGAACTACTCTCCATCAATACAATAGTAGCTCTTCTACGAAATGAAAGAGGTCGTGCGCACAAGTTATACCTCCTTCAGTTACGTAATAGCGATAACTAGATAGTACAAAGTATACCAAATTACTGACACGGTGCATTAATGGAACTGTCGTCAGGGCAAGCTAAGGTAAATTCGTCAGAACAAGTTAGGTACAATCGAATTAAATTCATATAAATTGTCACCATCAGTTCAGTTCATAGGTATATAAGCAAGCGAGGAGAAACAATGGCAGACAACTTAGTTGCAAGGTTAAAATAACTATAAGCTTCAAAAGCAGGTCGTCCTTTGTCCACCCATCAGTCACCTCGTTTTTATTTCCTTCTGTTCACAACAGGTAAATAAGCTACTGTGAGATGAAATTGGTCCAGGTAAAAAAGTAGAACAATGCATGATGCTTATATTGTAGACACTTGGGTAACTTCGTCGAACAAAATGCAAATAAAAGTTGAGCAATCAACACGACCTGCTCCCTTTAGCTCGTGGAACAAGCAAGCCCCTTTTCTCCAGGCTTTTGAAACGATCTCTTGCGAGAGTACAGCAACCCTTTTTAACGGAAAAGAACAAGGGTCAAATTCAATAATGATGAAGAAGATCTAAAGTTGGATCTAAACATACTCGAGAGAACCAATAattaccttcagcttcctaagggATCCAGAAATCTCCTCTGTCAGAAGAACTTGAACAGGAGCTGGTTCAAATCTGTAAAAAGAGCAGAGAACAAAACTAATCAATCGTATCTTCCTAAAGGATCAACAAAACTGCAttggtaaaaaaaattatttaatttcaaaATGGTTGCCAAATGAGCCAGATAGGGGAATGTACTCAGAAGCATCCTGTCGTCACCAAATTGACGAGatatcaagatatacatggaactatcttaaatcaaacacaaGATAATTATAAATAGTGCAAAGTGCAGCTTATCAAAGTAGTGCATCTTTGCTCAATCAAATCAAAATGGCCCAGGACATTTAATTGTGTACCTCGCTCATCAACCAAAGATTCCCACATGGAACCAAAAGTTAAGATGGTGAATTCATTTGCTGCCAGCAGACTAGCATGCTCAGAGGCAGGAAGTCAACGTCAACCTCCAAGCATCATAAAACATACAgctcaattttaaaatttatgcaGAGGTGTGGCGTGCACAGTGAACAATAAAACATGTCTATTCTCCACCAAGTATTCATCAatgttcatgcataaagaatgaaCACGTTAAAAACTTTAATAGTTCATTAGAGCAAATCATTACAGATAATTTCCTGATTGAATCTAGTTAACCATGTCGGGCTAAATTAATTAAAAGAAGTATGTAACTAGGAAAAGCTAAGTAGTTTActaaaaattctaaaaaataatgGCCAAATGGTATTCCATACCAATTTCAGCAAATCCCTTATCGCTAATAATTACTAAAGTGTAAAGTCGATTGGGATAGCATAGATATCTAGTAGAATATTGTTTTCTGTGCAAAATACAGGCTGGCTGCCAGCTAGTAAAAGCATCACATAACAGTGTGCTCTCGGATAACAGCATGCTCTCTCATTGCAGTATTTAAAAATGACGGTGAAGTGAAATCCAATAATATAGAGCAAGAATAGGTTTCATACTTGTGCTTCCCAAGGCGAGGTGGAGCAGATTTCAATCTTTCCTGCCGAGCTACGGCACGTCTCATGTGTCTCCTGTGCTTTTCTTCATCCTCTTTAGCTATTTCCTCCATTATATCTGGTAAACTGTACAAGTGCCTAAAGATGTTAAACTTAAATGTCATAGAAACCACAGGACCACCTGGGCCATGAGGACAATCATATTACCTATCAAGTTCCTCGGAAAGATTCTTCCGCTTCTTAGCTTCTTCTTCTGCTTTTAGTTGCTCCTTACGCCTGGCTCTTCGATTTACCTCCACTCGAGTTActctctttgtttttgatttcctGCTACAAGAATAAATATGATAGGTCTCATGATCTAAGATGAATAAGATTGCAAATCATGTGAGAACCAATTGTGCTACAAACTTTCATCAAAGACCTTTCCTCAGAAGTTGGCATCCACAACCACGACAAAATATGTACCGAAATGCAAATCGGCATTAAAGGTTGCCTTCAATAAAATGTTTTGCAATATATGGCACAAGAATTTTGGTTGCCAGCTGCAGGTGTAGAATACCCTAATCTAATCATTGCAAAAATCTCAAAGATAATTCTTTAACAAAAATTGATACAGCAGTGCTCCTAACACTAGACAAACAACACGTCGATATGAGCAATCATAAATAGTTAAATTTTCTAAATGATGACAGATGTCCGTCAATTTTTTTAAACCACCATAGAAGTCTACAAATAATTAACATAGTAAACAGCACATCCAAGTTACTGACTTTTAAGAGAATAAATTACATGGTCAAGCTTCGTTAGAAGATCACTGGAAATCAAAATCAATTAGCTTAATATATTAGGCAAGTAATAGCTTAATATATTATGTGAGAAACTAATCTGCAATATAAAATAAAGTCAACTTCAAGATACCTAAATTCATGACATTGATTAATGAAAAGAATGATAGTGCATCTTCAACAATGGACCAGGGCAAAAGATTGACAAGCATGTGTCCATTCCATTTTAGCATGGCATAATACAATTAGCATCGGTTAAGTTGGATGAATGGAAGAGAATTGCACACATTCAACAATGGATTATGGCAAGGATTGCCACTTTAGAGCACACAAAGACATGACAGCTTGGTGTGTCTTGGAGCTGGATAATAGTCCAAAATTTGGCATGGTCGTAGGTGAACATGGCCCGGCACTATAATTCTTGCACTAAGGCAAACATAGAATAGACAAAAAACATTAACAGTAATAGTTTGAATTATTTGGGGTCAGCAAAATAAAATCCTTTCACCACAAAACTATGTTGActacaatatataaaaaaatggaaAATTTATTAGATATCCATTTTATTAACTTCATTTATGTGTCATGGTGGTTCTTAGCATATTCTAACTAGGAACATGTCAACAATTATATCAGCATGACATATACAAATGGAATTCTTGCCTTATTACTCATAATCACGGTTAAAGCAGCAGCGATGGAATCTTGATCTCTCAAAAGCACTGAAGGTAACTCGTGAATCTGATATCAAACCAGAATGCCTTCCATTGACATGCATCTTGGGACGAGTGGATTAACAAATTTGATTGCTTGGATCGTAGAATAAATAAATTAACTTTTTCGAAGTAATAACCCTTGTTACATTTAAACAATCTCTTTAATTTATCAGGTCTCTTAAACTTGCcaggaaaaatgaagaaaaaaaagtaaaaggtaCAAAAGTGTACTTATGAGCAAGGTCCACAATCTCATGTACTGGTCGTGTACCAGTCAAGGCTTGGACCCTTACCATACTGGCTCAGACCATTGTATTGAGTGTCTACCTGTGTGAGACAAGTTTCAAAAATATcctgaaaaaagataaaaaaatcaaacaaaaaaaactcTGATACAAGGCCTGTACCACCCTGTACCAGGCAATACAGGCCTTTAAACTGAGCAGACCAGGTGATAAACCTTGTATGGGGCATACTGCCCAGGTCATCTTGCGCAACGTAAAGCTAAACCATTAAAAAGGTAAATACTGtccataccgtaccataccacaTGGTATTACAATCCTTGCTCACAAGTTGCAACTACATCATCTAATTCATACACACTATGTCTGATactcaaagaaagaaaaatgatgcAACAAGCACACTTCTTTCCAATGTGTAAAACCAACATTTAGAAGTCAGCCTATGGAAAGAACTATCCTTCGGTGCCCATAATTATAATCATAGACTTTACATTGCAGGGAAAACCCCACAAACTAATAActtgaagaaagaaaagaatcgaTTCACAAAAGGATACCTTAATTCAGGTAGCTCACTGTCATTGTTGCCTGTTTCCCCTTCTATGTCACTTTCGTTTCCATCATCTGCCTCTAGAAAatatttctgaaaaaaaaaaagaagacgaTGGCAGATGAGCATAATTACTAGTCAGATTATAGTTTGCTATCAACTTAATAGAAAGATGATAGGAGAGGACCATGCCCACTAAGATCAATGGGTGGCTCTGGAGCTCCTGTCAAAGTGTCAATGAGATGCAGGCATATCCCGATTGATAGATAATATGCTTTCAGATTTAGCTATATCCATGTTACCATTACAAAAGTAATCAACAACAACTGAATACAAAATATCATAAGTGCAGTCATTATAGCATATATTATCCACAATCGTAAAACTACCACTTCTTTTCAAATAACTTTGCATGACAAATTAGCAACCCTATTAACTTTATTTTGAACCTAATTATAATACCCAATCCTATTAGACTTGCATTATGCTAGGCTATAATTACTATCGAGTTACAACCCACACCCATCTTGTGAGCACCATTTGGGTGCATAACATGGTTTGCAACTTTAAAGAGGCAGTATATGGTCCGACTAGCCACTGAGACTTGGGCCAAGTGAGTTCAACGGATTCAGGTCATACAAGTGAATCCGTCGAAATCGGATGTACATCAGGCGACAACTATGACCAATTAGTTGCGGTAGAATTTGCATCAAATCACCCAATGTGACAGTTGGGAGCTGGCTCGGGACTGGTTGATGGTGTATTTAATCACCCCCTTGCTCATTTCTCCTCTCTCATGCTCACTCGCTCATCCTCATTCTCAACctatttctcttgatttcttgggtAAAAGATTTAGATCTTCTTTAATTGCCTTGAGAGACAATTAGGGAAGGATGATTGGCACTCGTAGAAACATTAAATCTTAGGATTCAATCATAATCATCTTCAAATCAAGGTAATCTGAACCCTCATCTTTAATCACATGGAATTAGAGCTAATTAGggtctctctttcatttttacccAATTAGGCACACAAAATATTTATGAACTGATCTCTTTTTCTATGGTACAAAGCTAGCAACTCCATTGTAATCAAACAATTGTGAATAACTAGAGCAGCATATTTCATATTTCATTTCTCAAAGTGCTagcaaaaaagaacaaaaaaccaaacaacaACCAAGCAGTTTATTACTTGAGACAAAATTAATATCTTGATTTATCAGATCACTTCAatattataaaaagaaaaatacaaaaatgGTCATTTATGCTCACATCTTCTTCTGTCACTGGTTCACCAGGAACCGTAACTGGCACTGGTTGAGGCCCTAGTTCTTTTTTGTAGATATTTTGCATTTCGTCAGCAACAGCTTGAGCCAATGAATCCTATATTTGCAGTAGTGAAGCAAAATTCAGTGAGatttgcaaagaaaaaaaaaagaattgagaGAGCTATTCATTCAGAAAACTATAAAAAGATTGATCTAGCTAACTTTAAGAAAGCCAATtagcatgaaatataaataaacaAACAGAGTATTATTACTTGATGAGCCTCAAATGGAGGATTGAATGAACACCCTGGTGGCTCCACTTCAACAGCTGGAATGAGTGTAGCCTTCTGCTTCTGCAAGATCAAAAAATTGGGATGATAAGACCAAAAAAATGCTAGGCACCTAAGATACAGAAGAATATTCTCGAACCAGAGGACTACTTACCAATCGATATGCTTATTTTAAAATAACCATAAAATTTTACAAAGAAAAACATAGTCTAAAGTATAAAACAGAATTATTACACTAGAATGATAAGGTGACATCATATATGAGTAATCTATCTCGTTAAGATAACAGAAATATTTTGATAAGCATAAGTATATGCTTCCGCACTGCAGACAATAACTGATTGACTCAACCTCTAAATCCCCAATCTCTTCAGGCTTTATCTTCGTTTACATATCATTTTTGTATCAATTCACTTGGGAATTTTGAGTTTTCTAGACATTCTACCTGAAAAAAGTTGTATGTCTCCACCACTATATGCTAGATAAGGGACTAATATCTTGTTTTTCATATGCTAGAAAGAACAGTAAAACCTTGTCTCATGACTTGCGGTGGTAcacataaatttttcaagatgctCCATCTAAAAAACTTAGTAGCTTAAACTTGCTTTAGTATGTTAAGGTATGATTACGAGGCGTTGGCGGTACAAACAAGCATCACAATCTACACTTTCTTATAAGTGCCAATGACATGATACCAGAACTTATCTACTAGGATATAGATATAAGACATGACAATTTCACCTTTCTGGTTTTGCCAGCTGCTTCGCCTGCAAGATTGATGACGaaattaaaaattttgcttccaaaatttaaaaaaaaatattgaggagTATATAAGTCACAGAAGAAACCTTCATCACCCCAAATGTCAGTTAGATTAGAAGTTGTATCCTCTTCCTGAAGGCATAACAACATAAGATaggtaaataataaaaattcaaaGCTGATTGCAGACCATGGAAGCATCTTAAAATTAATTGCATACCTTGGGGTCCGTTTGAGCCTGAGGTTTTTCTGTATTAGCttttttcttttccctcttcagTTTTTTCAGGGTAGAAGATGGAACAGCTTGCACGAAAGGATTCTTCTGTAGCAAGCTCTCATAATGGAGAATTTTCTCCTTATGCTTCTCAATCTTTCTTTTTGGCGGAATTTCTGTGGTAGCACCAAAATTTTCAATAATACCTCACAGTATAGAGTCCGAAGAGTGTGAGGAGTGCTTGTGTAGAAACAATTATCGAATACAAGCATCACCACAAGAAAAGTAGAGATGAACTAAAGGGTGTGTCCTACATGGGAACAAAGTGGATCGGTCACTTGTGTAATTTTAAGAAGGGGGAGTAAAACAATCCTGTAGATGATTCTCAGCCAAAAAGGGAGCCTTCATCCTCAAAGACATCCGAGGCATTTCAAGAAGATATACCGTATCCTAAGCTAAATGAAAACAAATTTTCTTCCTCAAATCGTATGAATGTCGCATTACATGATGAGCCATAGGATGACTGACAGCCCAAAGAAACTATATCCACAAATAAAATTTCCTGAAGACAAAACGATGCACACTAAGTAGTTATTCAAAGCCCAAATAGTGCAAGCAATTATATTTGACAGCCAAATCATCAAGTGAAAAGAACTAGGAGCGACCGTGTGTATTATCTCGGAAGCAAAAAGCCACAGAAAACAATGGCTGACAATGTCTTGAATACTCGTTTTCATTCAACGAGCACCTGATGTGCGATGACATTGGCGGAAACAAGGGAAAGGTAAAGAGGGAACAAGAATCCAACATCGCGGTCGGATCTTTACGTAAAACGAAGAAGAACCGAAACCCTGGGGTAGAAGAAGCGCACCGGCGTTGGATTTGGTGTCGAGGTAGAAAAGGGAATCGCTGGGGAGGGAGGCGATGGTGGCGGCGCGGCCCGTGAGGGCGTCCTTGGTGGACTTGTCGAAGTAGTCATCGATGTCGTGGGTGCTGATGTTGGCTCTCCACGCCTTCTTCCCCTTCCGCGATCCCTTCGCCGCCTTCCCCATTCTTTTGCCCCTTACTAgcctccgccgccgccttcgAGATGAGAGGAAGGGTTGATGACGGGTCTCGTCAATTTAAATACGCCGTGAAGGGAACAATAACTCAGTAATATTATTTATACCCTtttatatctttaatattttatcaaatttgatcttattacataaatattctcaatataattcaattagatttaaaaaataattatacataCTAATGAGTTGTTCTTTTTGTATATATACGATTAATCCTTTAATAGAATTGGATCGCTCTTATAATTCATTGAAATCAATCAAAACAT from Musa acuminata AAA Group cultivar baxijiao chromosome BXJ2-11, Cavendish_Baxijiao_AAA, whole genome shotgun sequence encodes:
- the LOC135626984 gene encoding ribosome biogenesis protein NOP53-like isoform X2, which gives rise to MGKAAKGSRKGKKAWRANISTHDIDDYFDKSTKDALTGRAATIASLPSDSLFYLDTKSNAEIPPKRKIEKHKEKILHYESLLQKNPFVQAVPSSTLKKLKREKKKANTEKPQAQTDPKEEDTTSNLTDIWGDEGEAAGKTRKKQKATLIPAVEVEPPGCSFNPPFEAHQDSLAQAVADEMQNIYKKELGPQPVPVTVPGEPVTEEDKYFLEADDGNESDIEGETGNNDSELPELRKSKTKRVTRVEVNRRARRKEQLKAEEEAKKRKNLSEELDSLPDIMEEIAKEDEEKHRRHMRRAVARQERLKSAPPRLGKHKFEPAPVQVLLTEEISGSLRKLKGCCTLARDRFKSLEKRGLLVPRAKGSRRK
- the LOC135626984 gene encoding ribosome biogenesis protein NOP53-like isoform X1, whose amino-acid sequence is MGKAAKGSRKGKKAWRANISTHDIDDYFDKSTKDALTGRAATIASLPSDSLFYLDTKSNAEIPPKRKIEKHKEKILHYESLLQKNPFVQAVPSSTLKKLKREKKKANTEKPQAQTDPKEEDTTSNLTDIWGDEGEAAGKTRKKQKATLIPAVEVEPPGCSFNPPFEAHQDSLAQAVADEMQNIYKKELGPQPVPVTVPGEPVTEEDKYFLEADDGNESDIEGETGNNDSELPELSRKSKTKRVTRVEVNRRARRKEQLKAEEEAKKRKNLSEELDSLPDIMEEIAKEDEEKHRRHMRRAVARQERLKSAPPRLGKHKFEPAPVQVLLTEEISGSLRKLKGCCTLARDRFKSLEKRGLLVPRAKGSRRK